ATAAAGAACACGCTATCACACATAGCATCTTTTTATCATAACCCATATCTAAGCAGTTGTTTCGTTATTTCCTTAAATACACAACGCGAAGATAGGGGGTTTTAGGTAGAGTTGACCAGTTGACCGGTTGACCAGTTTACCAGGAAGAAATCCGGGCAGCAGGCAGTAGGCTGAAAAATTTAAGGGCGAGAACCAGGAAACCCGGTTCTCGCCCTGTTTTATTTTACATCTCAGTTTTGCCCGCTATCAACCTTATCAACGCCATCAACTTGTCAACTCGTTAACTGATCAACTGGTCAACTGGTTAACTCAATTACGGGTTTGGAGTTAATTTAGTATTCAGGTCTAAATCAGTTTGAGGTATTGGGAACAACAGGTTATGCCCGGTTACCACATGTGAATCTGAAGGCAGGTAGCCTAATTCCTGGCGGATCTTTACCCCAAAGGCATTGATCACGGCCAGGGCATTGGTTTTTCCTGAACGTAACAGGTCTTCCCAACGATGGTCTTCAAATGCCAGTTCTACGCGGCGTTCGTGGAAAATGATAGTTTTCAGCTGCGCCTGGTCGGTAGTGGTAATGGCGGTAAGCCCGGCCCTTGTTCTCACTTTATTTAATGGCACCAATGCATCGGCCGGTTTGCCCTGCTCGTTCAACGCTTCAGCCAGCAGCAATAAGGCTTCTGAATAACGGTAAACAGGAAAATCATCACTGGAGCCTGTAGTAAACGGCAACGGAGCATGCAGGTATTTTTTTATGTACGGGATGCCGATCTTTCCGGCAGCAGGCGTATAATTAAGGATACTTTTAGCAGCTGAATAGGTGAAGTAATAACTGCCATCATAGGCGCCTTCAATAATACCTATGGAGGCATCGAGGCGTTTGTCGTTAGCTTCAAAATCCGCAATCAAATCGCTGCTGGGGGTGTTCCAGCCGCCCGATCCTGTATTGTCTGTTGTGATGCCGGTTAACAACGTTGCGTTTTTGCTGCGGGGAATAAATGCTATGGAAAGTGGATTGGGGGTAACGCCCGTAGTGGTGGTAGGCCCGCCCAGGAACTGGATCGCAAACAGTGATTCGGTACCGTTGTTATTGGCCGGTAAAAAAGCATCGGCATAATTGACATACAAACTATAACCCATAGCTGGCAGCGTATTCAATAAGGCTTCCACATCGCTCCAGCGCTTTTGCTGGGAATAAACATCGGCCAGCAGCATGGTGGCCGCGCCTTTGGTGGCAATACCCGTTTGCGGGAACTTGCCTGGGAGCGCCAGCTCATTCACCGCATCCTGCGCATCGGCAATGATCTGCTGATAAATAGTGTCAACACCTGTTCTGGGAATAAAAGCGTCATCTGCTTTTTCAACTACCTTCAGGAACAAAGGCAGGGCGCCATATAATTGCACCAATTTATAATAGTTCAGCGCACGCAGGAATTTGGCCTGTCCGTCGATGCTCCTGCGTACGGAGTCGGAAATATTGGGCGCCTGCAGCAGACTTTGAATGATCACATTGGCGCGACTGATGCCGGTATAACTGTGCTGCCAGGTAGCATTGGCATAGGCGTTGGTACTGGTATTGGTGAAATCGGCAATATTCCTTCGCTGTACATAGGCCGTTCCCTGATCGGGATATGGCTGATAAATAGTGTTATCGCTATGCATTTCCGAAGTAAAAAAATCGTTCACCAGTACATCGCGCAAGGGGGCATACGCCGCTATAATGGCCGACTGGAACTGGGTTTCTGTTTTATAGAAATTATTGGCCGTATATGTATCAGGAGGCGTGAGTTGTATAAAATCCTTTTTACAGGCCACTGCTCCGCTCAGTAAAAAACCGGTGATAATAAGCTGTATTCTTTTCATTATACCTGGATTGAAAGATTTATTTGATAGACAGGTTTACACCAAGGGAAAAAGTTCTGGGAATAGGATAGGCATTTTCGTCAACACCCACTCCCTGTGTTGGATCGGTATTGCTCACATTAGCTTCGGGGTTCATGCCCGTATACTTAGTGAAAATGTAGGCCTGCTGTATGGAGGCGTACACCCGGCACGCATTCAGCCAGGGAACGCTTTTCATTCTGATGGTATAACCCAACGCTATATTCTTTAAGGCCAGGTAAGAACCATTCTCTATCCATTGTGAATTCACCTGCCGTCCCATGGCCGTAGTTCCGCTTTTAGTACGTGGATACATGCCCGAACCAGGTTCATCTACCGAACGCCAGTGGTCAAGCGCTGCTGCCAAAGGAACACGGCTGCCATCCATATTGGTTTGGTAAGCCCATTTGGCCGCATTCAGAATTTTACCACCTACTGAATACGTCATGTCGATGTTGAGGTCAAAATTTCCGTAAGCAAACCGGTTCACCAAACCACCGGTAAAAGTGGGTGTAGGATTGCCAATGAACGTACGGTCGTTCACATCGTCAATAACGCCATCGCCATTGATGTCTTTCACTTTTATGGTACCTATATCAGAATTACCATTGGGATTGCCGGCGGTAACCTGGTATTTGGCGCTCTTGGCCAGGTCGGCCGCATCTTTGTATAATCCTTCGTATACGAACCCGTAAAACTCACCCAGGTGATGCCCCACCTGCTGGCGGTAATAGTCACTCGAAACGGTAGTATTGCGGCGAATGAAACCGGGATCAACCAGGTTAGTGATGAGGTTCCGGTCCATTGACAAAATAAGCGTGGTATTCCATTTCAGCTTTCTTCCTTCCAGGTTAACTGTATTGACAGTGAATTCATGTCCCCACATTTTAAGGGCGCCAACGTTCGAGATGATCTGGGTAAAACCGGAAGAAGTAGGCAGCGGACGCTGTTGTATAAGACCATCAGTGACCTTATGATAATAGTCGTATGTAAAGCTGATGCGGTTGTCGAAAAGATTAAGATCAAAACCAATATCGAATTGCCTGTTGCGCTCCCATTCCAGGATGCTATTGCCCACATTGCTGATGGTTTGGCCCTGCGTTACCACATTGTTTAAGTCGTAATAATAGGTGCCAATGGTAGCCTGGGAAAGATAAGAGTCAAAGAAGTTGTTACCCGTTACGCCATAGCTTGCACGTACTTTCATGAAGCTGATGGCGGGGATCTTATTCATAAAACGCTCATTGCTGACGATCCAGCCCGCCGATACGGAGGGGAAATTACCATATTGTTTATCCCAGCCGAATTTCGACGACCCATCGCGCCGCATGGCTACCGAAAGCAGGTATGTTTTTTTGTAGTCGTAATTCAACCGGCTAATGGTGGACAATAAGGAGTACGCACCGCCGGAGCTGCTGCCCGAAGTGCTGGAGGCAGCGTTCAAATAAGTGAGGTCATCACTGGTAAAGCCCGATCCGCTAACGCTGTTGCTGTAGGTACTGAATTTTTGTGCCGAATAGCCCGCCAGCGCTTCTATGTTATGGTCTTTGGCAATTGTTTTCTTATACACCAGGTAGCCCTCTGCCGTCCACGAATAATTGTCTACCGCCGAGCTTGCACCGGTTGGCTGTCCCTGGGTAGCACCCACTAACCCGCCCTGGAAATATTTTCTTGTTTCGCCGCCTTTATCAACACCAATATTGGTTTTTACAAATAAGCCGGGAATAACTTCCAGGTTAGCATATGCATTCCCAAGCAGGCGCGTGGTATAATAGTCGTCGTTGGTGAGGTTATAAATTGCCAGCGGGTTTATATACGACACCATCCCGGGGGATGATACATTACGTACATAACTGCCATCGGGGTTATAAGGTGAGATCAACGGGCTTGCTTCAAAAAAGCGCTCGAAATACCCGCTCACGCCATCGGTACCCAACCGGTTATTATGGTCAACGCGGTAGCTGGGCGCCAGGTTCACCCCCATTTTAAGGCGTTCGTTGATAGCCGACACTTCATGGTTGAAACGCGCGCTGTATAACCTGGTGCCATTGTTTATGATAACCCCCTGCTGCTCCTGGTAACCAAGCATGAAAAGCGACCTTGAATGTTCACGCGCCCCTTGCATAACCACATCGATATTGTACATGGGGGCAGCACGCGTCAACAGCTTGTACCAGTTAGTACCTGCACCATATTTGCCGGGATCTGCGTAGGTAGTGTCATAATCTTTTGTAAACGTGGTGGCCGGTTCATAGATCCTGGCGTCGTCTTCGCGCTCCTTCATGAAGGTAGCAAACTGCCGGGCATTCATCATTTTTGGTACGCGCTCCATGGGAATTTTCTGCGTGGCGTAATAAGAACTTACTTCCACACTGGGGCCTCCCTGTTTGGCATGCCGGGTAGTGATCATCACCACGCCGTTGGCAGCTCTTGACCCATATAAAGCGCTGGATGCGGCATCCTTCAAAAAGCTGTAACTCTCGATCTCCGCAGGATTGATATTATTGATACTTCCGGTTACCGGTATTCCATCCACCACAAACAACGGCTGATTGCTGGAAGTAAAAGAGGCGGCGCCACGAACGATAAAACCGATGCCCCGTCCCGGCTGACCACTGGTTTGGTTCACCTGAACACCTGCTACCTTTCCCTGCAATTGTTGCGCAAACTGCGATACCGGCATATCCTGTAACGTGGATGATTTCACTTCCGCAATGGCGCCCGATACCAGTGACCGGCGCTGGGTACCGTAGGTGACCACCACCTGGTCGAGGATATTGGAGGCAGGCGACATGCGAACAAACAAACTGTTGTTATCGGTGGCAGTTACCACGAATGAACGTTTAATGAAGTTTTTATACCCAAAACTTTGCACCAGCACATCGTACTTGTTGCCGGCTTTCAGGTTCAGCATCGCGAAGTTTCCGTTCTTATCGCTGTAAGTGCGTACCGTATCCGTAGTTCCGCTTGGGTTCACAGATATTATTGAACCGGCTACCGGATCTCCGCTTTCATCCAGTACCACGCCCGTTATTTTGGCCGATTGCTGGGCCGAAGCTGGTATACTCAGGAACGCCAGTCCCAGGTATACAGCCCATCTTAAAATCTTGGTTCTTGTTTGCATTGTATAATTTCGGTTTTGTGCAATAGGCGGCCTGTCCGCCATCCCGATAGCTATCGGGAGGCGAGATAATTTGCCTAAGAGATAACTGATAAATTTCTACTGTTTACTGATTACAATACGATCACGCTCTTTTTTGAATGACAGGTGGTTACTGTTGCAGATCACTTTTAGCGCGAGGTCCAATTCATCGGTAGCCTGGAAATCGCCTGTGAACGACAAACCCTGTACTTCAGCTTTATCGTATAGGATGGAGGTTTTATAGTATTTGCCCAGCCGCTCAAAAACTACAGCCAGGCTTGTTTTTTCAAAAGAAAGCGCCATGGTGATCTCGCTTTCGGAGATCCTGTTTGGCAGTTGTTTGCTGCCGGGCATGATGCGGGCAAATTGTTTGGTGGTGGTATTGATCCTCAATTCCTGCCCCGGCGTTAAGTACACTTTTTGTAAGGCCATGCCTGCATCGGCGGTCGCATTCACTACTATTTTCCCTTTTAACAGCCTGATAGAAACAACATGCCGGGTGCCATCTACAATAAACCGCGTGCCCAACGCAGTGGTGGCAAAACCATTGGCCGTTACCGTAAAGGGTTTGGTGGAATCATGTGTAACTTCAAAAAGTGCGCGCCCCTGCAATTGTATATTACGGGCATGGGCTTCAAAGTGCTCCAGGTAGCTGATACTGCTGCCAGGTGTCAACAGTACTACAGAATGGTCGGGCAACGTAAGTGTATCCTCGCCCGGTTTGGTGTTTTTTCTTGTCACCTGGTTTTCAACCACAGGCTTTTGCGCTACCACCTGTTTTCCGGCAACGGCAGTGACCGGTTTTGTTGAAAGACTATTGTATAATACGAGCGTTCCGGTAAGTACCACCAGTGCCGCCACCGCAATTTTTACAAACCGCATCCGCCTCACGACAGCTCCCCGCTGTTGCCCGTATTCAGCTAATTGTATATTATTTATTATAGACCTGAACAGCCCGGCCTTGTAGTCGGAAGCCCCGTCGCTATTGTCGTTCTCAAAAAGCGGCCCGCCCGCTTCTCCCTGTTGCTTATACCAGTTGGCATACTCCTGCAGCTCCTCTTCTGTAGCTGTATTGGTAAGAAACCTGTCGAGTAAATATTGCAACCGGTCGTTGGTCATGCCCTGTGCTTTTTTTTATTATCTCACAACCCGCCATTTCCCCCCATGCCCTCCCCGATAAAAAAAATCATTTCATTTTAAGTTTACCATATCTTCATCATAAGATAATATTGAGTTTTTTTATATTGCGGATACTTTTGCTGCCAAATCTGAAAAAAATCTCTAATAGTAGTAACCATACCGCTTCTCTACTATGGACTGCGATACGACAGGGCGATGAAAAAGCCTTTGAACTGTTGTATAATAATACCGTACTGCCCCTCACCAACCAGGCTTATAATATTTTAAAGGACAAAGAACTCGTAAAAGACATTCTGCAGGATGTGTTTGTAAGTTTATATACCCGGCGCAACGAACTGCCCACCGACCTGAACATTGTTGGGTACCTGACCAATGCGGTAAAATATAAAGTATCCACCCATTTGCGCGACCAGCTTTCGCGCCATACGCATCATGTAAACATGCTGAACCAGGAACAACAGACTGCCTTTACCCAGCCGTTCCCTTATGAACAAAGGGAATTGAAGAACCGCATCCGGGAAAGCATCGATACCCTGCCTGAAAAATGCCGGCAGGCATTTATGCTGAACCATTATGGCAGCATGAGCTATAAAGACATTGCGCAGGAAATGGGCATCTCCGTTAAAACAGTGGAGAAACATATCGGAAAAGCCCTGCAGGTTTTACGCAGGGAATTGAATGAAGAAAAACTGATCCCGGTTGCGCTGATACTTTTGAGTACACTCCCGCAGAATCTGTAGCCATTTTCAAACAGGTCACCCCGTTATAACTGCATTTGAAGTATTTAATAAAACAATTTAGCCATATAAGCTTGCATCCATAAAATGTTTCTTCTATATTTGCCTCGTTAAAATACAGCAGCTAATAAAATAGTTGCAAACCCCAATAATCCATGCTATGAAAAACAACTCTTACTTCAAGGCACCGCCCTTCACACACCATTTTATCGTTTTGCTTACTAATTAGCACCGCACATTCACGTTCTTAATAATGACCGCCGTATCACACAGTAGCGGTATGGCCGGTTATTGCCCTATACAGAAACCCGACGCAGACATTTTTAATTAACCCCTAACTATTAAAAGGAAAATTTAGATGAAAAAGTTATTGATCGTTCTCGGTGTATTTGCAATTGGTTCTTCGCTTGTGTCTTGTAATAAAAAATTAAAAGACGACATCAACGACCTGAAAAGCCAGGTAAATGATTTAAAGAATCAAAACGACTCCCTGAAAACTTATAACTCCACTTTACAACAGCAAATGAATGGAGTAATCAATTCACTGGGGTCTGATGAGCCAATTACTGCGACTACCACTTTCACGGATAATTCAGGAGCTACCAGAACAGTTACCGGTACTTACAGATTCAAGTCATCTGATTATTCTACACAAAAAGCGATTAAAAACAGCGACGGCTCTTACGACATTTATGTTGAACGTTTCAGCGACGTAAGCTGGTATGAAGGTGCATGGGTTAGCTTTAACTACAACCCAACTACCAAGGCAGTTACTAACATAACTGGTGGACAATACTGGAACGACGAAGATCCTTACAGAAACAATGCCTATTATTATAGCTCTTACTCTGGTACTGGTCTTACTTTAACTATCACTGTTAATAGTTTTGATACTGCAACCGGCGCCATTTCTTTTAAATTTGCCGGCGCAGGAACAGCTGACTATACCAACGCAGTTAGCATCTCGTATTCACCTAATCAGGGAAAACCAGAAGCTACCAATTTCAGCTTTGCAGGTAAATTGAGAATTTTTACTACAAACTAATTATTTGTAATAGAATGGGCCGTCCCGATTACATCGGGACGGCTTTTTTATTTTGTACCCGTCGTCCGCGTGCCGCTGAAGCTTTAGCGTAGGCGGGCAAAAAAACCCGCCGGCAGGTGCCAACGGGTTAGCTCTGATGTATCGGTGAACAAGACCTGTCAGGTGCGCTTCAACATCTTGCCTGACCTGCAAGCCGGGGCGCACCTGACAGGTCTTATTGTACATTATGAAAAGTAAGTACCGCCGTTGATATCAATATTGGCGCCGGTGATAAAGCTGCTTTCATTACCGGCCAGGTAAGCTACCAGGTCGGCCACTTCAGTCGCCTGCCCTTCTCTACGTAAAGGTGTTCCATTGGCCACCGCTGTACGTACTTCAGGTTTGGTAAAGGTATCATGGAAGGTAGTGGCTATCATGCCCGGGTCTACCGCATTTACCCGGATCCCTTTTGGCCCCAGTTCTTTGGCCATAGCGCGGGTAAACGTTGCAATCGCACCTTTTGAAGTAGCATAGGCCGATGCGCCAAAACCACCGCCATCACGTCCGGCCTGTGAAGAGAAATTAATGATGCTGCTGCCTGCAGGCATATACGGCGCCACTTCTTTTGTCATTAAAAAAGCCGACTTCACATTCAATGTGATCACCTGGTCCCAAAATTCTTCATCCATGTCGGCAATGAGTTTACGGGCCACCATGCCACCTGCCACATTCGCCAGGATGTGGATCTCATGTCCAAAAGCACGTTTTGTTTCTGTTACCAATCGCACCACTTCTTCGCGTTTGGTGATATCCGCTTTTACAAGAATTCCTTCCCCACCGGCCTTTTTTATCAATGCGAGCGTTTCTTCGGCCAGTTCCACACTGCTGTTATAATTCACCACCACTTTTGCTCCTTCCTGTGCCAGCTTTACCGAAACGGCCCTGCCTATATCTCTTGCACCGCCGGTTACTATTGCTACTTTTCCTGTAAGTTTCATTATGGATGTTTTTAGGTTAATTCAATACTTTTTTTTGATGTTATAAAGGTTATACATACCCAGGCAATGGGCACCATGGCCGCACCCATTATAAAAAAAGAGGTATAACCGGTGCGGGTAATTACGGGTACTAACCATGTGGTAATGAGTGTTCCAACCACGGCTGCGGTGCCACCCATGCCGGCTACCGTGCCCACATTCTTTCCATTGAAGTAATCGCCGGGCAAGGTTTGCAGGTTGTTGATCAGGAATTGAAACCCAAACAGGGTGATGCTGATCAAAGTGATGGCCAGGGAAATATTGTCTTTTAAATGAT
The Niastella koreensis GR20-10 genome window above contains:
- a CDS encoding RagB/SusD family nutrient uptake outer membrane protein, giving the protein MKRIQLIITGFLLSGAVACKKDFIQLTPPDTYTANNFYKTETQFQSAIIAAYAPLRDVLVNDFFTSEMHSDNTIYQPYPDQGTAYVQRRNIADFTNTSTNAYANATWQHSYTGISRANVIIQSLLQAPNISDSVRRSIDGQAKFLRALNYYKLVQLYGALPLFLKVVEKADDAFIPRTGVDTIYQQIIADAQDAVNELALPGKFPQTGIATKGAATMLLADVYSQQKRWSDVEALLNTLPAMGYSLYVNYADAFLPANNNGTESLFAIQFLGGPTTTTGVTPNPLSIAFIPRSKNATLLTGITTDNTGSGGWNTPSSDLIADFEANDKRLDASIGIIEGAYDGSYYFTYSAAKSILNYTPAAGKIGIPYIKKYLHAPLPFTTGSSDDFPVYRYSEALLLLAEALNEQGKPADALVPLNKVRTRAGLTAITTTDQAQLKTIIFHERRVELAFEDHRWEDLLRSGKTNALAVINAFGVKIRQELGYLPSDSHVVTGHNLLFPIPQTDLDLNTKLTPNP
- a CDS encoding SusC/RagA family TonB-linked outer membrane protein — encoded protein: MQTRTKILRWAVYLGLAFLSIPASAQQSAKITGVVLDESGDPVAGSIISVNPSGTTDTVRTYSDKNGNFAMLNLKAGNKYDVLVQSFGYKNFIKRSFVVTATDNNSLFVRMSPASNILDQVVVTYGTQRRSLVSGAIAEVKSSTLQDMPVSQFAQQLQGKVAGVQVNQTSGQPGRGIGFIVRGAASFTSSNQPLFVVDGIPVTGSINNINPAEIESYSFLKDAASSALYGSRAANGVVMITTRHAKQGGPSVEVSSYYATQKIPMERVPKMMNARQFATFMKEREDDARIYEPATTFTKDYDTTYADPGKYGAGTNWYKLLTRAAPMYNIDVVMQGAREHSRSLFMLGYQEQQGVIINNGTRLYSARFNHEVSAINERLKMGVNLAPSYRVDHNNRLGTDGVSGYFERFFEASPLISPYNPDGSYVRNVSSPGMVSYINPLAIYNLTNDDYYTTRLLGNAYANLEVIPGLFVKTNIGVDKGGETRKYFQGGLVGATQGQPTGASSAVDNYSWTAEGYLVYKKTIAKDHNIEALAGYSAQKFSTYSNSVSGSGFTSDDLTYLNAASSTSGSSSGGAYSLLSTISRLNYDYKKTYLLSVAMRRDGSSKFGWDKQYGNFPSVSAGWIVSNERFMNKIPAISFMKVRASYGVTGNNFFDSYLSQATIGTYYYDLNNVVTQGQTISNVGNSILEWERNRQFDIGFDLNLFDNRISFTYDYYHKVTDGLIQQRPLPTSSGFTQIISNVGALKMWGHEFTVNTVNLEGRKLKWNTTLILSMDRNLITNLVDPGFIRRNTTVSSDYYRQQVGHHLGEFYGFVYEGLYKDAADLAKSAKYQVTAGNPNGNSDIGTIKVKDINGDGVIDDVNDRTFIGNPTPTFTGGLVNRFAYGNFDLNIDMTYSVGGKILNAAKWAYQTNMDGSRVPLAAALDHWRSVDEPGSGMYPRTKSGTTAMGRQVNSQWIENGSYLALKNIALGYTIRMKSVPWLNACRVYASIQQAYIFTKYTGMNPEANVSNTDPTQGVGVDENAYPIPRTFSLGVNLSIK
- a CDS encoding FecR family protein, coding for MTNDRLQYLLDRFLTNTATEEELQEYANWYKQQGEAGGPLFENDNSDGASDYKAGLFRSIINNIQLAEYGQQRGAVVRRMRFVKIAVAALVVLTGTLVLYNSLSTKPVTAVAGKQVVAQKPVVENQVTRKNTKPGEDTLTLPDHSVVLLTPGSSISYLEHFEAHARNIQLQGRALFEVTHDSTKPFTVTANGFATTALGTRFIVDGTRHVVSIRLLKGKIVVNATADAGMALQKVYLTPGQELRINTTTKQFARIMPGSKQLPNRISESEITMALSFEKTSLAVVFERLGKYYKTSILYDKAEVQGLSFTGDFQATDELDLALKVICNSNHLSFKKERDRIVISKQ
- a CDS encoding RNA polymerase sigma-70 factor, whose protein sequence is MLPNLKKISNSSNHTASLLWTAIRQGDEKAFELLYNNTVLPLTNQAYNILKDKELVKDILQDVFVSLYTRRNELPTDLNIVGYLTNAVKYKVSTHLRDQLSRHTHHVNMLNQEQQTAFTQPFPYEQRELKNRIRESIDTLPEKCRQAFMLNHYGSMSYKDIAQEMGISVKTVEKHIGKALQVLRRELNEEKLIPVALILLSTLPQNL
- a CDS encoding SDR family NAD(P)-dependent oxidoreductase; the encoded protein is MKLTGKVAIVTGGARDIGRAVSVKLAQEGAKVVVNYNSSVELAEETLALIKKAGGEGILVKADITKREEVVRLVTETKRAFGHEIHILANVAGGMVARKLIADMDEEFWDQVITLNVKSAFLMTKEVAPYMPAGSSIINFSSQAGRDGGGFGASAYATSKGAIATFTRAMAKELGPKGIRVNAVDPGMIATTFHDTFTKPEVRTAVANGTPLRREGQATEVADLVAYLAGNESSFITGANIDINGGTYFS